A single Chanos chanos chromosome 8, fChaCha1.1, whole genome shotgun sequence DNA region contains:
- the hmgn2 gene encoding non-histone chromosomal protein HMG-17, which translates to MPKRKIDGEKVAKAKEEPTRRSARLSARPAPPKPAPKPKKAAAPKKAAKGKKGANPAENGDTKADQAPKVEASGDAK; encoded by the exons ATGCCCAAAAGAAAG ATTGATGGAGAGAAGGTGGCCAAAGCCAAGGAGGAG CCCACAAGACGCTCTGCGAGGTTGTCTGCA AGACCAGCTCCTCCTAAACCAGCCCCAAAGCCCAAAAAAGCAGCTGCACCTAAG AAAGCAGCCAAAGGGAAGAAGGGAGCCAACCCTGCTGAAAATGGTGACACCAAGGCAGATCAG GCACCAAAAGTTGAGGCCTCTGGAGACGCCAAATGA
- the dhdds gene encoding dehydrodolichyl diphosphate synthase complex subunit DHDDS — MSWIREGELNLLERFAANVLKAGPMPRHVAFIMDGNRRYARKNKVERQEGHSQGFNKLAETLRWCLNLDIKEVTVYAFSIENFKRSKEEVDGLMELAKQKFYRLLEEQQNLEKHGVCIRVLGDMTLLPYDLQQVIAQAVVATRNHNKCFLNVCFAYTSRHEIANAVKEMAWGVEQGLIKSSDVSEALLSQCLYSSNSPNPDLLIRTSGEVRLSDFLLWQTSYSCLAFQSVLWPEYSFWNLCEAILQYQFSYRSLQKARELHKEEQAQQQLESDRVCVAQLVQHGGNGKPMDAHNRQKALNNYTTSREERVHNFLAALQSKRDNFFHKLSQTALT, encoded by the exons ATGTCGTGGATACGAGAAGGGGAATTAAACCTTCTTGAGAGGTTTGCTGCTAACGTACTGAAG GCAGGGCCAATGCCCAGGCATGTGGCCTTTATCATGGATGGAAACAGACGCTATGCCCGCAAAAATAAAGTGGAACGACAGGAGGGCCACTCACAGGGTTTCAACAAACTAGCTGAG ACACTTCGGTGGTGTCTGAATCTGGACATCAAAGAGGTCACGGTCTACGCGTTTAGCATCGAGAACTTCAAGCGGTCGAAGGAGGAGGTGGACGGCCTGATGGAACTGGCAAAGCAGAAGTTTTACCGTCTGCTGGAGGAACA ACAGAACCTGGAGAAACACGGGGTATGTATCCGAGTGCTGGGAGACATGACTCTGTTGCCGTATGACCTCCAGCAGGTCATCGCCCAAGCAGTCGTGGCCACTAGAAACCATAACAA ATGTTTTCTGAATGTATGCTTTGCATACACGTCCAGACATGAAATTGCCAATGCTGTCAAAGAGATGGCATGGGGTGTTGAGCAAGGCCTGATTAAATCCAG TGATGTTTCTGAAGCCTTgctcagtcagtgtctgtaCAGCAGTAACTCTCCCAACCCGGATCTGCTCATACGCACATCAGGAGAGGTGCGACTAAGCGATTTCCTGTTGTGGCAG ACGTCATACTCATGTTTAGCGTTCCAGTCCGTCCTGTGGCCAGAGTACTCTTTTTGGAATCTTTGTGAGGCTATACTGCAGTACCAATTTAGTTACCGGTCTCTCCAG AAAGCTAGAGAGCTACACAAGGAAGAACAGGCTCAACAACAGCTGGAGTCAGACCGTGTATGTGTAGCTCAGCTGGTACAACATGGTGGGAATGGTAAACCTATGGATGCCCACAACAGACAGAAAGCACTGAATAACTACACCACGAGCCGGGAGGAGAGAGTCCACAACTTTCTTGCAGCTCTGCAGAGCAAAAGGGACAATTTCTTCCACAAATTGAGCCAAACAGCTCTAACATAG